A segment of the Ictalurus punctatus breed USDA103 chromosome 24, Coco_2.0, whole genome shotgun sequence genome:
ATGGCTGCATGATGCACAAGTACAAAAGCATGTGAGTCACACCACAGTTACTCTGTAATAACACATGGGGTTATTATCAGAACAGCAGTTTAAATATCATCTTGGTTCTGTTCTTTTTCAGTGAAGCAAAAGCTTGCCTCAATAATAAGAGAATAGCATTCATCGGGGACTCTCGAATTCGTCAGCTCTTCTATTCTTTCATTCAGATTATCAACCCTGATACAAGGGAAGAGGGGAACAAGGTTAGTTTGTGCCTActgtatttactgaaataatgtAAAATTACTCTTAGGCTATTCCGAATGTTCTTTTGTCTCCTCTAATAATAAAGCTACAGCAGAATTCATGTAGGCCATACTGGGTGATGTGCTGAGTCTCGCTATTTGTTGTCGTGTTTGATTTGATCAATCCCTGGTTTAGGACTAAGTAAAAAACCAACTGCACACCAGGTCTCCTCGCCTGACATCTGTGCCTGACCGCACTAATGCTcgtgtggctgaatgggcaaatcccccaCAGCCATGTTCTAAAATCcagtgaaaagccttcccagaagagtggaggttattatataaGAAccaagggggactaaatctataatgggatgttcagaaagcacatgggtgtgattggttaggtgtccacctacactactggtcaaaagtttagacacactcattcttttattttatttttttgcccaCATTTTTGAAGTCATAAAAACTCTGGACttacacaaatggaactatgggaattatgttgtgctTAGAAGtctgaaataaatcaaaataatttagtattttagcatcttcaaaagtagacaccctttttgcttAGAATTTccataaatgtattcattgcactttctcaaccaatttcttgaggaatcccccgaGATGCTTGTTCAACACCTGTGTGAAGCTGGCCCCCCACCCAACGCAAGataattatttattgaacaaatgatGAGATGATTAGTCTTGACAAAGTCTTCGGCAACTCAACTATAAAAGAGTGCTCACACAAAGAGTGagtcaatgtctaatattttaaaaacggaaacagcacaaacaaaaaattttgCGGCACAAAAAAACGAGACTAATTGgtgtgaatttggagcatgtgggggggcgggggctgagtgacctcagaatgacctataaatattcttttaatatatCAAAAACcaaagcagcacaaacaaagcATTTAGCGGCACAAACCAGCAAAACGGAGCacaacgattgagactattttgctGACGTTTTGCATTGGGTGGGGGGCCAGCTTCACGCAGggtttttaaacagcattaaaggagttcccacctatgctggacgcttattggctgcttttcggaatatttcgctccaagtcatctgtttaaaaaatattattttgtaaataaaatgttagttatctaatgaagaaaaattaatacgttggcacaattatatttttgtctacaacaccgattttaaacatttaatcatacaccttcagatcaaaagatttctaagatcatgagaaatatttcagtcaagtgtctccaaactatTGATCGGTAGTGTACATTCGGGAATATCATTGAAATGAGGCTTGGCCCACAGTCAGTACCAAGGCAGCTttcaaaagttctttttttgtaAACCCAGTAAAATCATAATCTTAAAAGTTAAACATTTTATGACTCAGAATATATGTGATTTATCATGAACCAAGACCAACCCATGGAGTAACTGTGAAATGAGATGCTGTCACAATTTTCTTGCAtcatattttgtctttttttttaattaagtaattttattgtttgtgctgaactgaaatatttattgCAAGATTTCAACATGAGAGGGAAACTACTTCAATAATATACTTTTTACAGTTATACTCTGTAATAAGGCGCCTTATTGCTTATGACCTGGTTAGGACCTTAGTTTACTCCTGATTGAAtttaatctctttctctccttttctgttTGAAATGACCTGCCCAGCATGAAAACATTCCCTTTGCAGATAGAGAATCCTCTGTGAATGTGGTGAGTGTTTCCTCAGGAACCTTTATTTCTGATGGTAATAGAAATAGAAACTAATAGTTgagtaataaaagaaaaaacatttttgtaggACTTTTTATGGCATGCAGAAGTAAATAATTCCATGAAGGAGCAGTTGACGTCATGGACAGAGGTAAACGAAAAATGCGAAATCACATGATTTCAGATTATTTGGGTCTACAGATTGGTGTTGCATCTtgtcaatttttttctttatcactCTTTAATACAGAAACCCTCTTCCAAGCCAGATGTCATCATCATTGGTGCTGCTACTGTAAGTCAAAGCcacatgaaataaatattcagatGAAATAagtgtactttatttattttttttgccttgcTGCTCTAACAGGTTATTCAgacagtacgtttacatggacagcaataatccaatattagcctgattaagacgatactaccatgtaaacagtgattattaatgaccttaatccgattaaagtcattctcgaagtaaacacaaatcaaattaagacatgtggagtattcctgatTTATTCGCATTATcgacagacatgtaaacaccttaattacACTATTAACGccatgtgagagttttcaccgcattttgtgacaggacacgttcacacaAGGCAGTGCTCatccgtttgacggcaaacaagcaAGCACGGGTGTGTCCAAAACTATATAactactacagtatatagtaggtgaaatgcatgtatctcagctgctatatagtaggcaagtacgtggtttgggacgcagcccatggcttcaagcagtcgtctatttgcacgtacagcacgacaaataattaactgcacttgaaacttttgtgaaattaaaaataaaaacacccaaaactttATAGGGCTGTACTcaattttgttgccagcggtttagacattaatggctgtgtgttgagttattttgaggggacaacaaatttacactgttacacaagctatacactcactactttacattgtagcaaagtgtcatttcttcagtgttgtcacatgaaaagatatactCAAATGCACTCACTTATGCGAGATACTGTaggttctataacatgtaacacaggaacatgtaataaatattctaaaagcgactcatgtaaacaccttaatcacaatattgtcttatttagaataagctcaataattagattactgctgtccatgtaaacgtagtcagagTTGTCATGCTTTTTATATTTTCACAGTGGTCTATTAAACTGCACAGCGGCAGCAGCGAGTCACTCCTTCAATACAAAGCAAACCTCACATCTTTAGCAGCACCATTGGAAAAACTAACCGAGCACAGTGAAGTCTTTTGGGTCGTACAGGGTGTGTATCAAAGGTGGAAGTTTATCAATATTAAGGAGATGTATCATGCAGTGAactgttgtgtatgtgtggtattatgtgttttcatttcctttcagaatctttcttttctttttatacatttttagaGCTACTTTTAGAggttcttttatatttatatatttatatatctgatGCACTTTATTTGATGTTGCTCTGATCGGATTGCATCCAATTTCGTTGTACATGTCAGCGCTCCAGATGGCGACTAAAATGGTCGCCAATGCGactaactttttaattttgcgaCCATGTTTTTTCTGCCAGTCGCCAGTGGCCACCGTTACccacaaacaaaattaaaaaccaAATTAAATAGAAATTACGATACGTCTTGTCGTGTTAGGCTACTGAACTCTCATCTCCTCTAGCGCTTGCGTCTACCTGCCCTGTCGCATGCACTCCTGTATGGCTTCcaataaataaactctgcacTCTTGTCCTGCGGTGGTTGAAGCGTCAGCTGTATAGATGAACAGAAACAGGTTTAACATCGCGTTTATCGGGTTAAAAAGTTGGAATTGTTaactttattaaaggtgtttaatttagtttgatttgGTTTGGAATttgaatttatccgttatatgtaggctagctaactgtgtagttaactaacgttagccTGCTGACAAGAAAACGAAATGCGCAAacgaaaaatatcagacttttctCATTCCCTGCccgtccaaaccctgcctcctctacatcagatgccgacaatgttgagaccaactcgaccagtgaaagttctcaagtgacatttgagtcatcccagcccgtttcaatcggtgtgcaatcttttacacaggatgacagccaagcgcagcgagttgagtcgTCTTCTCCCGTCCCTGCAGCTCCCATCCcaacaagacagtttaaatcagcttggctacaaaAATTCgtctggttacgttatgacaatgggaaaatgtactgtaccctttatgctaaagcaggacaagatattgctggtaaaacagagttcattaccggttcgagtcattttaaaaaagaaaccgtgaaGAAGCATGGTGACAGTAAAAAAACATAagaacgccagggattgtgtcattgctaggtctgcccctcgtgccaccccatCGTGCCACCCcatcgtgaaagcagtgcaccACGCTAGTGATCAAGTCGCAGAAAAAGAGAtaagggaattgaaaataaaattcaatgcagacTACATGACTttgagcctgaataagcaggaaacaACTAATTGTACATagttgaataaaaaagtgaaaaaagaaacaaatgactggacatttaagtatttacggtaatatgatATACTGAACATTtcacatattgtgtatgtaaagaatacattgtgtaaactatgggaggcagagtaaacaaaggcagacagtacagagaggaaagaaaaggcaATGTGAGGTAGCCGtttaacaatgatatcatcatatgtcatatgacatcactatattttggctcctgaaaatttgatttggcacCTAAATATTTTTGCTTTAGGAGCCGATGGctcctagatttttttttatttttttttttgtctggagcCCTGCAtgtacaatgacaataaagattCTATTCTATCAAGTGTGGGGAATATGCCAAAGAGCAAAAGGACTATTTAACTATTTAATCATTGTTATTCTTGTGTACCTTGCTTTTAGGTCCTGTCTATGAAAAGATCTTGAGCGAGAATCGTAAGATGATTACCAACGAGCAAATTAACTTATATAATGCAGCAGCACTCAGTGCTCTGAACAGCAGCAAGAGGAACGCCAAGGCTATGGTGAAGTTCCTGCAGTCGTCACGGCAAGCTGCCTTGGAGACCATCACCCAATCAGAAGATGGCCTGCACCTTCCTGTGAGCGCAAGGAACGTGGTAGGTCATTAATCATTTGACACACTTTCATATAGATCAGAGGTGGATAAAATCTGTAGTCTGCTCACCTGGGACAAGCAGATTACAAATGCAGGCCATAATTTTTTCATTCATCAAGTTCAGAATGCTTCTGTATAACAGTCACCagtgctgttttctttttctaaccTCTATGCTTGTTTAAATGTAACTCGCTCCAATCGGTTTAACTTTTGGTGGTACAAAGCACCAAACTGTTGTGGTATTGGTAACTATTGCGCTACCCTTATTTGCATTGCCCTTTTTGCAGTATGCAAGCAAACCCTGAATGTGGTCTGGCTGTTGGGCGGAGCTATTTTTACTAGGCATGTCCACTTTATTCGGAACACCTGCagattcatgcagttatctaatcggCCAATCACGTGACAGCAGCGTAATGCAAAAGAATCATGCAggtacagatcaagagcttcagttaatgttcacatcaaacatcagaatgaataaaaagtgtgatctctgtgaatttaaccgtggcatggatgttggtaccagaacggctggtctgagtatttcagaaactgctgatctcctgggaatttcacacaccgCAGTcactagagtttatacagaatgtttCACACAATGCTTCGTCATCATTCTTAGAGACAGTCTCGCCCCTCCCAAGGATTCAAGGACTCGCTTATTTTCCTTACTCTGTATTTAAGTAATAAGCTCATTATAATTTTGATGTGAAATACATTAGTTCCCACTTTTTAGCCCAGTTAGCATAACATAATTTAATTAGCCTTAATTAACTTAATTAGCCTGATGAGATAAttattgaatttattatttgtccacccctgtaGATGtattcattgttgttgttgttttttttttgttgttgttgtttttgtaggAATCATTACCTTTATTACCAGTCTGAATACAAATACTTGCAggccacaataaaaaaaaaagtttgtacatTTTAAAGACTGATCCCAAACCAATTAACTGTGTACAGGCACAGCACTCActcttctctcactcacacacacacagagaaaaacatcAGTATTTATAAACCAAAAGTACCAAAGTTTAAATGAGGAAACGAAACCGAGGGGAGAGTTGAGGTTAAAGCAGGATGTTGCTGATGAACTGATAATATGATGTACTGAAACTTGTACAAATATTCATCAAATgaggatttatatatatatataaaataaataaaaagatttgaTATGGACAGTAAAATGTTACACTGACATCTAAATAGATAATTTCCCACAATTCcaattagttttatttattaatttggtgAACAAATCAGCAGTGTTAGGACCTGGTTGTGAATTGTTTTCATGTTGTGGGAACTATTACGTCtgtccacacacatacacgcacatacaaACTCACACCCCTGCACACACATACCACAGTGGGTGAACAttttgcaagaaaaaaaaaccagacaGCATTTCCTCTCTCTGTATCAACGCAGTCGTTTCTATAGTGCAATGTATTCATTGTTGACGAACTTGTTATTCTGCTCATTCTTCAGGGGGCCATGGTTCTGATGAACTCCCTATGCAACAAGATCCTGATGCCTATCGATGGTTCGTGTTGTCAGAGTGTTCCTCCACTGAGTGTGCTACAGAAACTGGCTGCTGGACTTTTCCTGGTAGCTGCTGTCTGCTTTCTGGTGTTGCATGCGCTCGGCTACACCGGGCACTGGAAGAGCAAGCCTGTGTCTGATATTGAGAGCGGTGAGGAGAAGAAACCTCCCACGGCTGCATTTCCGCTCATCCTAAAGAACGTGTTACAGTCCATTTGCAAGATGGGTCTCATCATGCTGTACTTCTACCTGTGTGACCGAGCGGACATCTTTATGAAGGAGCAGAAGTTCTACACACACTCCACCTTCTTCGTCCCACTCATCTATATATTTATGCTGGGGTGTTTCTACAATGAGAACACTAAAGAGGTACAGGTacacttttttccttcaaaacTTTGATTTTGCAGCCTGTAATTTTGGGGGAATAGAATAAACACGTTTGCTCATTGTCCCAGTGTGTCATGTTGCGGTTTTAAATTTGTCTAAGTTTGCTTGGCGTTGTAATTCCAGCTTATCCAACTTCAGTCCCAATGACACTGCTGTACATGTAGACTTCAGttttcttcattaaaaacaaagcacTCTGTTGCCCTTTTTCCCACCGGTAGTGTTTAGTGTCATAAGTGTTGTGAATTGGGTTAGAGGTGTGaatcaggactgggatcctaTGGGAACCAACACAAAACCCACAGGGGCAGACagtttttttacaaaatttccCCCATCCCAGTGGAAAATGGAGTTAAAGTTCTAGTACCCGTGCTTAATTCCTGTCcgttttattaattattcaagCGTTGTTACATAACTTGGACACTGTCACGTCATGTAGCTACTCTTTCATTTTTCAGGCCAAACTGCTGAACAGAGAACAGACTGATGAATGGAAGGGCTGGATGCAGCTGGTTATACTTGTCTATCATATATCCGGAGCCAGTGCTGTAAGTTCTGACTGGAACATTCTTACGCTTGCTTTACAGTATGATCACCatctcatttattttatttgctctGTACAGTTCATACCCGTGTACATGCATGTCCGTGTCCTGGTGGCAGCTTATCTCTTCCAGACAGGATATGGCCACTTTTCCTTCTTCTGGTTAAAGGGTGATTTTGGACTCTACAGAGTGTGCCAGGTATTTATCTCTAGCATCCTTCTCTCTGTCCTGTTTTCCAGTGTCTGTATTCACATCTGGTCATATAAAGTATGTCTCATAAATGATAAGTACACACTAAGAGGTTTGTTTGTTATAGGTTCTCTTTAGACTCAATTTCCTGGTGATAGTGCTCTGCCTTGTGATGGACAGATCATACCAGTTCTACTATTTTGTGCCTCTGGTTACCTTTTGGTTTGTGATTATCTATGCCACAATGGCTGTGTGGCCACAGATTCTACAGATAAAAGCCAATGGTAATAATGCCTATTGAAAAATTCATGTTGTGATCATTTTGTCTTCATGTTATACACACGTAGCACTgcattgtttttgtgtgtttcaggcaGCAATTTATGGCACCTGGTACTTGTATTGAAACTGTTGGTGTTACTTCTTTTCATTTGCTTCTTTGCATACTCGCAGGTGGGCTCTTACAAACGTTAAATTAAATATCTCAGCATTCTTAGAGAGTCGTTATTTAACTGCCTCACTTCTTTACAGCACAtagtgaacttttttttttacagggttTTTTTGAGAGTATTTTCTCCGTGTGGCCTGTTTCAAAGCTCTTTGAACTCCAAGGAAGTGTCCATGAGTGGTGGTTCAGGTGGAAGCTAGATAGATTTGTAAGTAATATATGCCTTATTTTATGTGACGCAAT
Coding sequences within it:
- the casd1 gene encoding N-acetylneuraminate 9-O-acetyltransferase, which translates into the protein MAILAYSLGKREINQYFSIKNAKLLSLVAVILLTVFHAVSRHYGGRDTCEWLLSSGRFLGDSAWQPYGCMMHKYKSIEAKACLNNKRIAFIGDSRIRQLFYSFIQIINPDTREEGNKHENIPFADRESSVNVDFLWHAEVNNSMKEQLTSWTEKPSSKPDVIIIGAATWSIKLHSGSSESLLQYKANLTSLAAPLEKLTEHSEVFWVVQGPVYEKILSENRKMITNEQINLYNAAALSALNSSKRNAKAMVKFLQSSRQAALETITQSEDGLHLPVSARNVGAMVLMNSLCNKILMPIDGSCCQSVPPLSVLQKLAAGLFLVAAVCFLVLHALGYTGHWKSKPVSDIESGEEKKPPTAAFPLILKNVLQSICKMGLIMLYFYLCDRADIFMKEQKFYTHSTFFVPLIYIFMLGCFYNENTKEAKLLNREQTDEWKGWMQLVILVYHISGASAFIPVYMHVRVLVAAYLFQTGYGHFSFFWLKGDFGLYRVCQVLFRLNFLVIVLCLVMDRSYQFYYFVPLVTFWFVIIYATMAVWPQILQIKANGSNLWHLVLVLKLLVLLLFICFFAYSQGFFESIFSVWPVSKLFELQGSVHEWWFRWKLDRFAVINGMLFAFIYLILQKYQILSEGKGEPLFSTKISNCLLFVSVISFITYSIWASSCKDKTKCNEMHPYISVVQILAFVLIRNIPGYARSLYSSFFAWFGKISLELFICQYHIWLAADTKGILVLIPGNPSLNIIISTFIFVCVAHEISQITNDLAQVAIPKDSGTLLKRLLATGLFMGLVLMLSNSRWA